A stretch of Miscanthus floridulus cultivar M001 chromosome 13, ASM1932011v1, whole genome shotgun sequence DNA encodes these proteins:
- the LOC136502321 gene encoding uncharacterized protein isoform X2 produces the protein MDITSCDAYDDGCIDIVAPVLKKVKVEAGRANILRVSFLAPVVEELCWSLKYNSLHLYSDFFMVTGEWCLGGIGVRFGGKQLPHINILRLDIYRTCLMDVERGGERQSITEAIARLPVTNFSVLELYISAKAHVIGPLVSCLLQILPATQKLKLVMVCQSEEASCPYEQSESWGSDNIPLTDLEVVEITGFAGEDHELDLMEFIFRCAPALGTMSVTFSEHLSSEMVEEIFSISIRYPSVEFKIYVEDDSQDEDDSQGEDYSQDE, from the exons ATGGACATCACTAGTTGTGATGCCTATGATGACGGTTGTATCGACATCGTGGCCCCAGTGCTTAAGAAGGTCAAAGTGGAGGCTGGCCGGGCCAACATACTCAGAGTGTCGTTCTTGGCCCCAGTGGTGGAGGAACTTTGCTGGTCGCTCAAGTACAACTCCCTCCACCTCTACTCTGATTTTTTCATGGTTACTGGTGAGTGGTGCCTTGGTGGCATTGGAGTGCGGTTTGGAGGAAAGCAGCTACCTCACATCAACATCCTACGCCTTGATATCTATCGCACCTGT CTGATGGATGTGGAACGAGGCGGTGAAAGACAAAGCATAACAGAAGCTATAGCTCGACTTCCGGTGACTAACTTCTCTGTTTTGGAGCTGTATATCTCGGCTAAGGCACATGTTATTGGACCACTGGTGTCGTGTCTTCTTCAGATTTTACCAGCTACACAAAAGCTTAAGCTGGTCATGGTTTGTCAAAGTGAG GAAGCTTCTTGCCCGTATGAACAATCTGAGAGTTGGGGAAGTGACAACATCCCGCTGACAGATCTGGAGGTGGTGGAGATTACAGGCTTTGCTGGTGAAGACCATGAACTTGATCTCATGGAATTTATATTCAGATGTGCGCCAGCACTTGGAACAATGTCTGTGACGTTCAGTGAGCACCTATCTAGTGAAATGGTGGAGGAAATCTTCAGCATCTCAATTCGCTATCCATCTGTAGAGTTCAAAATTTATGTCGAAGATGATTCCCAGGATGAAGATGATTCCCAGGGTGAAGATTATTCCCAGGATGAATGA
- the LOC136502321 gene encoding uncharacterized protein isoform X1, with translation MDITSCDAYDDGCIDIVAPVLKKVKVEAGRANILRVSFLAPVVEELCWSLKYNSLHLYSDFFMVTGEWCLGGIGVRFGGKQLPHINILRLDIYRTCFLMSLFPQLMDVERGGERQSITEAIARLPVTNFSVLELYISAKAHVIGPLVSCLLQILPATQKLKLVMVCQSEEASCPYEQSESWGSDNIPLTDLEVVEITGFAGEDHELDLMEFIFRCAPALGTMSVTFSEHLSSEMVEEIFSISIRYPSVEFKIYVEDDSQDEDDSQGEDYSQDE, from the exons ATGGACATCACTAGTTGTGATGCCTATGATGACGGTTGTATCGACATCGTGGCCCCAGTGCTTAAGAAGGTCAAAGTGGAGGCTGGCCGGGCCAACATACTCAGAGTGTCGTTCTTGGCCCCAGTGGTGGAGGAACTTTGCTGGTCGCTCAAGTACAACTCCCTCCACCTCTACTCTGATTTTTTCATGGTTACTGGTGAGTGGTGCCTTGGTGGCATTGGAGTGCGGTTTGGAGGAAAGCAGCTACCTCACATCAACATCCTACGCCTTGATATCTATCGCACCTGT TTTCTGATGTCCCTATTCCCTCAGCTGATGGATGTGGAACGAGGCGGTGAAAGACAAAGCATAACAGAAGCTATAGCTCGACTTCCGGTGACTAACTTCTCTGTTTTGGAGCTGTATATCTCGGCTAAGGCACATGTTATTGGACCACTGGTGTCGTGTCTTCTTCAGATTTTACCAGCTACACAAAAGCTTAAGCTGGTCATGGTTTGTCAAAGTGAG GAAGCTTCTTGCCCGTATGAACAATCTGAGAGTTGGGGAAGTGACAACATCCCGCTGACAGATCTGGAGGTGGTGGAGATTACAGGCTTTGCTGGTGAAGACCATGAACTTGATCTCATGGAATTTATATTCAGATGTGCGCCAGCACTTGGAACAATGTCTGTGACGTTCAGTGAGCACCTATCTAGTGAAATGGTGGAGGAAATCTTCAGCATCTCAATTCGCTATCCATCTGTAGAGTTCAAAATTTATGTCGAAGATGATTCCCAGGATGAAGATGATTCCCAGGGTGAAGATTATTCCCAGGATGAATGA
- the LOC136500287 gene encoding FBD-associated F-box protein At3g52670-like — MDQALQNTDVHIRVGWFLSIAWIVKPDSNQPRMQLRSGRLLPPPLAPPQGGTRSPACCPEDQLSGLPDDLLILVLVRLQCAREAARKSVLSRRWAGLWKQLPELTFDGVDGDSVKAALACVTRPTIELLDIRLKAMVAPGDVSSLLGAAAPLAPDKLIVTLEKSINPFEADELPCLSHTTSLQLTAEDLYVAPPLFGEFTSLKSLFLHSCRIDLGALLPVCPCLSILKISDYWGG; from the exons ATGGATCAGGCGCTGCAGAACACAGACGTGCACATCAGAGTGGGGTGG TTCCTCTCCATCGCCTGGATCGTGAAACCCGACAGCAACCAGCCAAGGATGCAGCTGCGGTCGGGCCGCCTCCTACCCCCGCCGTTGGCACCTCCTCAAGGAGGCACGCGCAGTCCTGCGTGCTGTCCTGAGGACCAGCTCAGCGGACTACCAGACGATCTGCTCATCTTGGTGCTCGTGAGGCTTCAATGTGCCCGTGAAGCAGCACGCAAGAGCGTGCTCTCCCGCCGCTGGGCCGGTCTCTGGAAGCAGCTCCCGGAGCTCACCTTCGACGGTGTCGACGGTGACTCTGTCAAGGCTGCTCTTGCCTGTGTCACACGCCCCACGATTGAGCTCCTTGACATCCGTTTGAAGGCCATGGTGGCTCCTGGGGATGTCTCTTCTCTTCTCGGTGCTGCCGCACCGCTGGCACCCGACAAGCTCATCGTTACTTTGGAAAAGTCTATAAACCCCTTTGAGGCCGACGAGCTGCCCTGCTTATCCCATACCACCTCACTGCAGCTTACCGCTGAGGATCTCTACGTCGCACCGCCACTGTTTGGCGAGTTCACGTCGCTCAAGAGTCTCTTCCTACACTCATGCCGCATTGACCTTGGTGCCCTTCTTCCCGTCTGCCCGTGCCTAAGCATTCTCAAGATCAGCGACTACTGGGGGGGTTGA
- the LOC136502320 gene encoding heterogeneous nuclear ribonucleoprotein 1-like, giving the protein MGKAEARSRGRGGGGGGGGGGGGGGGGSGNPGKIFVGGLPRDTTDATFVRHFGQYGEIVDSVIMKDRYTSQPRGFGFITYSNPAVVDKVIEDKHVINGKQVEIKRTIPKGSVQSSSKDFKTKKIFVGGLPSTLTEDDFKSFFSRYGTVVDHQIMFDHETKRSRGFGFIVFASEQVVDDLLANGNMIDLAGSKVEIKKAEPKKSSNPPPPPPVHGRNARSAYDSGSRDHPSADNYGGMASAYGNYRGGGFGPYRSDAGFGGRLGNYGGIGDFGGAYGRYYAGLGGYGAASSFGYPGRFGLYGGGFGGAYAGADLSGYRRGGGDESFSAPGNSGFGGDADESFGGPGSSGFSGTAYGGAYDPTLGSYGSASTPDTNRGSFTGGYGRYHPYG; this is encoded by the exons ATGGGGAAGGCGGAGGCGAGGTCAAGGgggcgcggcggcggaggcggcggcggcggcggcggtggtggtggcggcggcggcagcggcaatcCGGG GAAAATCTTTGTCGGAGGGCTCCCACGGGACACCACGGATG CTACATTTGTGAGGCATTTTGGACAGTATGGAGAAATAGTTGATTCAGTGATAATGAAGGATAGGTACACATCTCAGCCACGGGGCTTTGGCTTCATTACGTACTCTAACCCTGCTGTTGTTGATAAAGTGATAGAGGACAAACATGTTATCAATGGAAAGCAA GTTGAAATTAAGAGAACCATACCAAAAGGTTCAGTGCAGTCTAGCTCTAAGGATTTCAAGACTAAAAAGATATTTGTTGGTGGGCTTCCCTCAACACTAACAGAAG ACGATTTCAAGAGTTTCTTTTCAAGATATGGGACTGTGGTAGACCACCAGATTATGTTTGATCATGAAACCAAACGTTCTCGAGGCTTTGGATTTATAGTTTTTGCTTCTGAGCAAGTTGTAGATGATTTGTTAGCAAATGGAAATATGATTGACCTTGCTGGTTCAAAG GTGGAGATCAAGAAAGCGGAACCAAAGAAATCCTccaatccaccaccaccaccaccagtgcaTGGTAGAAATGCTAGGTCAGCATATGATAGTGGCTCTAGGGACCACCCTTCTGCTGACAACTATGGTGGAATGGCCAGTGCGTATGGAAACTACAGGGGTGGTGGATTTGGTCCTTATAGGAGCGATGCAGGTTTCGGTGGTAGGCTCGGCAACTATGGTGGGATAGGTGATTTTGGTGGTGCATATGGTCGTTACTATGCAGGATTAGGGGGCTACGGAGCCGCGTCTTCGTTTGGTTATCCCGGTCGCTTTGGGTTATATGGAGGAGGATTTGGTGGAGCTTATGCTGGTGCTGACTTAAGTGGCTATAGACGCGGTGGCGGTGATGAGAGCTTCAGTGCCCCTGGTAATTCTGGGTTTGGTGGTGATGCTGACGAGAGCTTTGGTGGCCCTGGTAGTTCTGGCTTTAGTGGCACTGCCTACGGTGGGGCATATGATCCTACGCTAGGTAGTTATGGATCTGCTAGCACACCTGACACGAATAGGGGGAGCTTCACTGGTGGATATGGACGATATCACCCATATGGATGA
- the LOC136502319 gene encoding oligopeptide transporter 1-like, which produces MEPAEPQQVELSHLEGRRRNASSRPGTNGGSARTDDDDSAEKAEVDDCPIEEVRLTVPITDDPALPALTFRTWFLGLLSCALLAFSNQFFGYRQNPLYISSLSVQIVVLPLGKFMAACLPSKAVRIMGWSFSLNPGPFNLKEHVLITIFANTGSNSVYAVGIITIVKAFYHREIHPLAAMLLTQTTQLMGYGWAGLFRKFLVDSPYMWWPANLVQVSLFRALHEKEKRPRGGTTRLQFFLTVLAASFAYYIVPNYLFPTISTISVVCLIWKNSVTAQQIGSGVYGLGVGAFGLDWATVAGFLGTPLSTPAFAIVNIMAGFFLIVYVIVPLAYWSDAYGARRFPIISSHVFMANGSRYDVNRVLDPDTFQFSQAGYDGAGQIHLSIFFAFTYGLSFATLAATLSHVALYHGRSIWEQTKATVRATGGDVHARLMRRNYAAVPQWWFQVMLVIVLGLSLFTCEGFGRQLQLPYWGVLLAAGIAFFFTLPIGIITATTNQQPGLNVVTELIIGYLYPGRPLANVAFKTYGYISMSQAIMFLQDFKLGHYMKIPPRSMFAVQLVGTVLASSVYFATSWWLLESVPNICDPAKLPEGSPWTCPGDDVFFNASIIWGVVGPLRMFGRLGLYAKMNYFFLAGALAPVPFWALARAFPDSAWAPWLRLVNMPVLLGATGMMPPARSVNYLMWGAVGLAFNYVVYRRYKAWWARHNYVLSAGLDAGVAFMGIVSYAVLQSRGIDGVNWWGLQVDDHCALARCPTAPGVSAPGCPAH; this is translated from the exons ATGGAGCCGGCGGAGCCTCAGCAAGTGGAGCTCAGCCACCTGGAAGGCCGCCGCCGGAATGCCAGCAGCAGGCCAGGCACCAATGGTGGAAGTGCAAGAACCG ACGACGATGATTCTGCAGAGAAAGCGGAAGTAGACGACTGCCCGATCGAGGAGGTCCGGCTGACGGTGCCGATCACCGACGACCCGGCATTGCCGGCGCTGACGTTCAGGACATGGTTCCTGGGGCTCCTCTCCTGCGCGCTGCTGGCCTTCTCCAACCAGTTCTTCGGGTACCGGCAGAACCCGCTGTACATCTCCTCCCTCTCGGTGCAGATCGTGGTGCTGCCGCTCGGCAAGTTCATGGCGGCGTGCCTCCCCAGCAAGGCCGTCCGGATCATGGGGTGGTCCTTCTCCCTCAACCCGGGGCCCTTCAACCTCAAGGAGCACGTCCTCATCACCATCTTCGCCAACACCGGCTCAAACTCCGTCTACGCCGTCGGCATCATCACCATCGTCAAGGCGTTCTACCACCGGGAGATCCACCCGCTGGCCGCCATGCTGCTCACCCAGACCACGCAGCTGATGGGGTACGGCTGGGCGGGCCTCTTCAGGAAGTTCCTCGTCGACTCCCCCTACATGTGGTGGCCGGCGAACCTGGTGCAGGTCTCCCTCTTCCGGGCGCTGCACGAGAAGGAGAAGAGACCCCGGGGCGGCACGACGAGGCTGCAGTTCTTCCTCACCGTGCTCGCCGCCAGCTTCGCCTACTACATTGTGCCCAACTACCTGTTCCcgaccatctccaccatctcggTGGTGTGCCTCATCTGGAAGAACTCGGTGACGGCGCAGCAGATCGGGTCCGGTGTGTACGGCCTCGGCGTTGGCGCGTTCGGCCTGGACTGGGCTACCGTGGCTGGGTTTCTCGGCACGCCGCTGTCGACGCCGGCGTTCGCCATAGTCAACATCATGGCCGGCTTCTTCCTCATCGTCTACGTGATCGTTCCCCTCGCCTACTGGAGCGACGCGTACGGCGCCAGGCGGTTCCCCATCATCTCCTCCCACGTGTTCATGGCCAACGGCAGCCGGTACGATGTGAACAGGGTGCTGGACCCGGACACGTTCCAGTTCAGCCAGGCCGGCTACGACGGCGCCGGCCAGATCCACCTCAGCATCTTCTTCGCCTTCACCTACGGCCTCAGCTTCGCGACGCTGGCGGCCACGCTGTCCCACGTCGCGCTCTACCACGGCAGGTCGATATGGGAGCAGACCAAGGCGACGGTGCGTGCCACCGGCGGCGACGTGCACGCCCGGCTGATGAGGAGGAACTACGCCGCCGTGCCGCAGTGGTGGTTCCAGGTGATGCTGGTAATCGTGCTCGGCCTCTCGCTCTTCACCTGCGAGGGCTTCGGCCGCCAGCTCCAGCTCCCGTACTGGGGCGTCCTCCTCGCCGCCGGCATCGCCTTCTTCTTCACGCTCCCCATCGGCATCATCACCGCCACCACCAACCAGCAGCCAGGGCTCAACGTCGTGACGGAGCTCATCATCGGCTACCTCTACCCGGGGCGGCCGCTCGCCAACGTGGCGTTCAAGACGTACGGCTACATCAGCATGTCGCAGGCCATCATGTTCCTGCAGGACTTCAAGCTGGGCCACTACATGAAGATCCCGCCGCGCTCCATGTTCGCCGTGCAGCTGGTCGGCACCGTGCTGGCGTCGTCGGTCTACTTCGCCACGTCGTGGTGGCTGCTGGAGAGTGTGCCCAACATCTGCGACCCGGCAAAGCTACCAGAGGGGAGCCCCTGGACGTGCCCCGGCGACGACGTCTTCTTCAACGCGTCCATCATCTGGGGCGTCGTGGGACCGCTGCGCATGTTCGGCCGCCTCGGACTCTACGCCAAGATGAACTACTTCTTCCTTGCCGGCGCGCTGGCGCCGGTGCCGTTCTGGGCGCTGGCGCGCGCGTTCCCGGACAGCGCCTGGGCGCCGTGGCTCCGCCTCGTCAACATGCCCGTGCTGCTGGGCGCCACGGGGATGATGCCGCCGGCGCGCTCCGTCAACTACCTCATGTGGGGCGCCGTCGGACTCGCCTTCAACTACGTCGTCTACCGGCGGTACAAGGCCTGGTGGGCGCGGCACAATTACGTGCTCTCCGCGGGCCTCGACGCCGGTGTCGCCTTCATGGGCATCGTCTCCTACGCCGTGCTGCAGTCCAGGGGCATCGATGGCGTCAACTGGTGGGGACTGCAGGTCGACGACCACTGCGCGCTGGCGAGGTGCCCCACGGCGCCGGGAGTCAGTGCACCCGGCTGCCCCGCTCACTAG